The Schistocerca gregaria isolate iqSchGreg1 chromosome 1, iqSchGreg1.2, whole genome shotgun sequence genome includes a window with the following:
- the LOC126300242 gene encoding uncharacterized protein C1orf131: protein MSFDLLVCHYNRNMVDELSFVKTKCAELRKDAAASFECVVFEDKRKGGVGRNSSSKKNAKKSVLSSSDIDIRRVKREVIKFGLTGFDAKTKQEAKIEQAIRLGAKPPKKKYVNYKELKAEKARQLQEAEEKKKLMDAGKIKGVSSDKGKKYLALKKRKDNILQDYGKVSSSFKNKKGRKKK from the exons ATGTCGTTCGATCTGCTCGTATGTCATTACAATCGTAATATGGTCGATGAACTGTCATTCGTAAAAACTAAATGTGCAGAGCTGCGGAAAGATGCAGCAGCATCTTTCGAATGTGTCGTGTTTGAAGATAAGAGAAAAGGAGGCGTTGGCAGAAATTCATCCAGTAAAAAGAACGCAAAAAAATCTGTTCTCAGTAGTAGTGACATTGATATTAGGAGAGTAAAACGAGAAGTAATCAAATTTGGCTTAACTGGCTTCGATGCGAAAACTAAACAGGAAGCAAAAATCGAGCAGGCTATAAGACTTGGTGCGAAACCACCTAAAAAGAAGTATGTTAATTATAAAGAACTTAAAGCCGAAAAAGCACGTCAGTTACAGGaagcagaagaaaagaagaagTTGATGGATGCTGGAAAAATTAAAGGTGTTTCTAGCGACAAGGGCAAGAAATATTTAGCACTCAAAAAGCGAAAGGATAATATTTTACAAGATTATGGAAAG GTATCttcaagttttaaaaataaaaaagggcgTAAGAAGAAGTGA